A genomic segment from Methanoplanus limicola DSM 2279 encodes:
- a CDS encoding glutaredoxin family protein, whose protein sequence is MGENLNIVVYTLEICPNCEILKTFIKANGFEYSELDLSDPVNMTELRLNNVFVREAPVLQVGDTFLTSSEIFKEGSVNADTVLPLIKGD, encoded by the coding sequence TTGGGAGAAAATTTAAATATTGTAGTATATACTCTTGAAATCTGTCCAAATTGTGAAATATTGAAGACTTTTATTAAAGCAAACGGTTTTGAATATTCTGAACTTGATCTCTCAGATCCCGTTAATATGACCGAACTTCGCCTTAACAATGTCTTTGTCAGGGAAGCGCCGGTTCTTCAGGTGGGGGATACTTTCCTTACGTCATCAGAGATATTTAAAGAGGGTTCAGTAAATGCGGATACTGTCCTTCCTCTTATAAAAGGTGATTAA
- the thpR gene encoding RNA 2',3'-cyclic phosphodiesterase, whose protein sequence is MIHLNCRTNINHMTRVFVAIELPQEIKEQFHAVHGRLKESDAKLTFVNPDIAHITLKFIGEVNEEKLSEIITALKKLTCESFEMATGKPELNSRKNPRIIWISCTDKGESEKLFSAVEELLSQAGIPKEKRDFKAHATLARIKKYSPGLKEIIYQNSDGCFCFSPDKFKVSAIYLKKSTLTPQGPVYEDILEVEF, encoded by the coding sequence ATGATTCATCTTAACTGCCGCACAAATATTAATCATATGACAAGGGTATTTGTGGCAATTGAACTCCCGCAGGAGATAAAGGAGCAGTTTCATGCAGTTCATGGCAGACTGAAAGAATCAGATGCAAAACTTACATTTGTAAATCCGGATATTGCACATATCACCCTGAAATTTATAGGAGAAGTGAACGAGGAGAAACTCAGTGAAATTATCACAGCCCTCAAAAAACTTACCTGTGAATCTTTTGAGATGGCCACCGGAAAACCGGAGCTGAACAGCAGGAAAAACCCGCGCATAATATGGATTTCATGCACTGACAAGGGGGAATCTGAAAAACTCTTCAGCGCCGTTGAGGAACTGCTCAGTCAGGCAGGAATACCAAAGGAGAAGAGAGATTTTAAAGCACACGCAACTCTCGCAAGAATAAAAAAATACTCCCCGGGATTAAAAGAGATAATATATCAGAATTCAGACGGATGCTTCTGTTTCAGCCCGGACAAATTTAAGGTATCAGCAATATACCTGAAAAAGAGCACACTGACACCACAGGGGCCGGTGTACGAAGATATTCTGGAGGTAGAGTTTTGA
- the cca gene encoding CCA tRNA nucleotidyltransferase, producing the protein MKYSDIENSILQKIRPKQEERERVESVALELLAEVDRSEYATGMVVGSIARDTWVSGDRDLDVFMLFDPSVTREDLEKKGLSLAKEITEKFGAVPVEKYAEHPYINTNIKGFDIDLVPCYSIRSAANILSAVDRTPFHTRYIKEKVTGLTDDILLAKRFAKSCGVYGSDHMTEGFAGYLCELLVYHYGGFKELIRAAASEWKPGLIIDIEEHRTKDFDEPLTVVDPVDPGRNVAASLSASKMAEFSEYSRGYLEKPSEIFFELREKKYLTKEEYKEILAERGTYIYSVVFKTPNAIPDIIVPQLRKSVSGIEEMLERNGFAVNRYSEFMGEENCILLFELLNDNLPGIIKREGPPLWNRANAEKFFHKHLDSTSSGPYIENARYYVEIERKYRNAGEILNSPEVLQSGLGKHVRRSINNGYDVFSGDACYSDEFSGFLHDFFRKYSPFAEIYTDVNSR; encoded by the coding sequence TTGAAATATTCTGATATCGAAAACAGTATACTTCAAAAGATCAGGCCAAAGCAGGAAGAGAGGGAGAGGGTTGAATCCGTAGCCCTGGAGCTGCTTGCCGAAGTTGACAGGAGCGAATATGCAACCGGGATGGTCGTAGGATCAATTGCACGCGACACCTGGGTATCAGGAGACCGGGATCTTGATGTATTCATGCTTTTTGACCCCTCTGTCACAAGAGAAGACCTTGAGAAGAAAGGCCTTTCCCTGGCAAAAGAGATCACAGAGAAATTCGGCGCAGTTCCGGTTGAAAAATATGCTGAACACCCCTACATCAATACAAATATCAAAGGATTTGACATCGATCTCGTCCCGTGCTACAGCATCAGATCAGCAGCAAACATCCTCAGCGCGGTTGACAGGACCCCTTTTCATACACGATACATTAAAGAGAAAGTGACCGGCCTTACAGATGACATCCTCCTTGCCAAACGGTTTGCAAAATCATGTGGAGTGTACGGCTCAGACCATATGACAGAAGGGTTTGCAGGATATCTCTGTGAACTTCTTGTTTACCATTACGGCGGGTTTAAAGAACTCATCAGAGCCGCGGCATCCGAATGGAAACCGGGCCTGATAATCGATATTGAGGAACACAGGACAAAAGATTTTGATGAACCGCTGACCGTCGTTGATCCTGTTGATCCTGGAAGAAATGTTGCAGCGTCGCTCTCGGCATCAAAGATGGCCGAGTTCTCAGAATATTCAAGAGGGTACCTCGAAAAACCATCAGAAATCTTTTTTGAACTCCGGGAAAAAAAATACCTTACAAAAGAGGAATATAAGGAAATACTTGCAGAAAGAGGCACATACATCTATTCAGTTGTCTTTAAAACACCAAATGCAATTCCTGACATTATAGTGCCGCAGCTCAGAAAGAGTGTATCCGGCATTGAGGAGATGCTTGAAAGAAACGGATTTGCAGTTAACAGATACAGCGAATTTATGGGAGAGGAAAACTGCATACTTCTCTTTGAACTTTTAAATGATAATCTGCCCGGAATAATAAAGCGGGAAGGTCCGCCGCTGTGGAACAGAGCAAATGCAGAAAAATTTTTCCATAAACATCTTGACAGCACCAGTTCAGGCCCTTATATTGAAAATGCAAGATATTATGTGGAGATTGAAAGGAAGTACAGAAATGCCGGAGAGATTCTGAATTCACCGGAAGTTCTCCAGTCAGGGCTTGGCAAACATGTCAGAAGGTCCATAAATAACGGATATGATGTATTTTCCGGAGATGCCTGCTACAGTGATGAATTTTCAGGATTTCTGCATGATTTTTTCAGGAAATACTCACCATTTGCAGAAATTTATACTGATGTAAACAGCAGATAA
- a CDS encoding phosphate signaling complex PhoU family protein: protein MEIRKVQITGGSSYIVSLPKEWIRESDIKKNDPLGLIVQPDGTLTITPRLSGKTAEREKEFNMKEIRDPDVLYRLLIGAYVTGYNRIIIKAQTRLPSFAHRVVRMFIQVSIGQEVSEETERTIVIKDLLNPGEMPFENIISRMIVIIEGMTKDSLFALKTRDSELTDDIILRDRDINRLYWLISRQYNLLLKNVSLSREMGINVDNAIHYLQVSRVLERVGDQIVHIAENVKSLLYTPVERKMMDSLTQLSYESINILNSSVKSFYNEDINLTNNTLTDIKEFRKKCDKISYDLFDTNKPGIVPFAYIIENFKRVSEYSGVICETSINYYVMNSE, encoded by the coding sequence ATGGAAATAAGAAAAGTACAGATAACAGGCGGATCCTCCTATATAGTCTCTCTGCCAAAAGAGTGGATCAGAGAATCAGACATTAAAAAAAATGACCCTCTCGGACTTATAGTTCAGCCGGACGGAACCCTCACAATAACTCCAAGACTCTCAGGCAAGACGGCAGAGAGAGAAAAAGAGTTCAATATGAAGGAGATCAGAGATCCGGATGTACTCTACAGACTACTTATAGGCGCTTATGTTACCGGATATAACCGGATAATAATAAAAGCTCAGACAAGACTCCCATCTTTTGCCCACAGAGTCGTCAGAATGTTCATCCAGGTCTCAATAGGTCAGGAGGTATCGGAAGAGACAGAGAGAACAATTGTGATTAAAGACCTCTTAAATCCCGGAGAGATGCCATTTGAAAACATAATATCAAGAATGATCGTCATCATTGAAGGAATGACAAAAGATTCACTCTTCGCATTAAAAACCCGTGACAGCGAACTTACGGATGACATAATCCTGAGAGACAGAGATATAAACAGACTGTACTGGCTGATCTCAAGGCAGTACAACCTCCTCTTAAAAAACGTATCACTTTCAAGAGAAATGGGGATAAATGTGGACAATGCTATCCATTATCTCCAGGTATCAAGAGTACTTGAAAGAGTAGGCGATCAGATCGTACACATCGCAGAAAATGTAAAATCACTCCTTTACACCCCTGTTGAAAGAAAAATGATGGACTCACTCACCCAACTGTCATACGAGTCCATAAATATCCTGAATTCGTCTGTAAAATCCTTCTATAACGAAGATATAAATCTCACAAACAATACACTGACAGACATTAAAGAATTCAGAAAAAAATGCGATAAAATATCCTATGATTTATTTGATACAAACAAACCGGGAATTGTTCCTTTTGCATACATAATTGAAAACTTCAAGAGAGTGAGCGAGTACTCAGGAGTAATATGCGAAACATCCATTAATTATTACGTAATGAACTCAGAATAA